A window of Phycobacter azelaicus contains these coding sequences:
- the carA gene encoding glutamine-hydrolyzing carbamoyl-phosphate synthase small subunit: protein MADTAPSTPTACLALADGTIFYGMGFGATGRCVAELCFNTAMTGYQEIMTDPSYAGQIVTFTFPHIGNTGVTPEDDETADPVAAGMVVKWDPTLASNWRATEELKAWLTRTGRIAIGGIDTRRLTRAIRQQGAPHAALAHDPEGNFDVEALVAAAREWSGLEGLDLAKDVTCAQSYRWDEMRWAWPEGYSRQKAPKHKVVAVDYGAKRNILRCLASAGCDVTVLPATATAEEVLAHNPDGVFLSNGPGDPAATGEYAVPMIKTILDTTDLPVFGICLGHQMLALALGGKTVKMNHGHHGANHPVKEHSTGKVEITSMNHGFAVDAQSLPKGVEETHISLFDGSNCGIAVTGRPVYSVQHHPEASPGPQDSFYLFERFADAMAERKGA from the coding sequence ATGGCCGATACTGCACCGTCCACGCCAACCGCATGTCTGGCGCTTGCCGATGGAACTATTTTCTACGGTATGGGCTTCGGCGCGACCGGACGATGCGTGGCTGAGCTGTGTTTCAACACAGCAATGACAGGCTACCAGGAGATCATGACCGATCCTTCCTATGCTGGTCAGATCGTTACCTTCACCTTCCCCCATATCGGCAACACCGGCGTCACACCTGAGGATGACGAAACCGCAGATCCGGTTGCCGCTGGCATGGTTGTCAAATGGGACCCGACGCTGGCGTCGAATTGGCGGGCCACCGAGGAGCTGAAAGCCTGGCTGACCCGCACCGGGCGCATTGCAATTGGCGGTATCGATACCCGTCGCCTGACCCGTGCGATCCGCCAGCAGGGTGCCCCGCATGCTGCGCTTGCCCATGATCCCGAGGGCAACTTTGATGTGGAAGCCCTGGTCGCCGCTGCGCGCGAATGGTCTGGTCTTGAAGGTCTGGACCTGGCCAAAGACGTCACCTGCGCACAAAGCTATCGGTGGGATGAAATGCGGTGGGCCTGGCCCGAGGGCTACAGCCGCCAGAAGGCGCCCAAACACAAAGTCGTCGCCGTCGACTATGGCGCCAAACGCAATATCCTTCGCTGCCTTGCCAGCGCTGGATGTGACGTAACGGTGCTGCCCGCGACCGCGACAGCAGAGGAAGTGCTAGCCCATAACCCGGATGGTGTGTTCCTGTCCAACGGTCCCGGCGATCCGGCCGCGACAGGCGAATACGCTGTTCCGATGATCAAGACCATTCTCGACACCACCGACCTCCCTGTGTTCGGGATCTGTCTTGGCCATCAGATGCTGGCGCTGGCCCTTGGTGGCAAGACCGTCAAGATGAACCATGGTCACCATGGCGCCAACCATCCGGTCAAGGAGCATTCTACCGGCAAGGTGGAGATTACCTCGATGAACCACGGATTCGCCGTGGATGCGCAGTCATTGCCCAAGGGAGTGGAAGAGACTCACATTTCACTCTTTGACGGATCCAACTGCGGAATCGCCGTGACGGGCCGTCCGGTCTACTCTGTTCAGCACCATCCCGAGGCCAGCCCGGGACCTCAAGACAGCTTCTATCTTTTCGAAAGATTTGCGGACGCAATGGCCGAACGCAAAGGCGCATAA
- a CDS encoding GatB/YqeY domain-containing protein: MDTRTRVNQALKQAMKDKAADRLATLRLINAAIKDKEIAARGEGGEGTIGDAEILGILGKMTKQRNESARAYEEGGRLDLAERELGEIAIIEEFLPKQLDEGEIRQAVKAAVSETGADSIRDMGKVMGVLKSKYTGQMDFGRVGPMVKDELCTEGGC; this comes from the coding sequence ATGGACACGCGCACGCGGGTAAATCAGGCCTTGAAACAGGCAATGAAGGACAAGGCGGCCGATCGTCTGGCGACTCTTCGGCTGATTAATGCTGCCATCAAGGACAAGGAAATCGCCGCGCGCGGTGAGGGCGGTGAAGGCACCATTGGGGATGCCGAAATCCTTGGGATCCTTGGAAAAATGACCAAGCAGCGCAATGAAAGTGCTCGCGCCTACGAAGAGGGAGGGCGCCTTGATCTGGCTGAGCGGGAACTCGGGGAAATTGCCATTATTGAGGAATTCCTGCCCAAGCAGTTGGATGAGGGTGAAATCCGTCAGGCGGTCAAGGCTGCGGTCAGCGAAACCGGAGCCGATTCAATTCGCGACATGGGCAAGGTGATGGGCGTATTGAAATCGAAGTATACCGGCCAAATGGATTTTGGACGGGTCGGCCCCATGGTCAAGGATGAGCTTTGCACCGAAGGGGGATGTTGA